The following proteins are co-located in the Castor canadensis chromosome 5, mCasCan1.hap1v2, whole genome shotgun sequence genome:
- the Snph gene encoding syntaphilin isoform X5 has translation MAMSLPGSRRTPAGSRRRSMKYTLCSDNHGIKPPTPEQYLTPLQQKEVCIRHLKARLKDTQDRLQDRDTEIDDLKTQLSRMQEDWIEEECHRVEAQLALKEARKEIKQLKQVIDTVKNNLIDKDKGLQKYFVDINIQNKKLETLLHSMEVAQNGAAKEEGTGESTGGSPARSLTRSSTYTKLSDPAVCGDHQPDDPHSASAEDGADSGFVAADDTLSRTDVLEASSLLSSGVDCGLEEASQQSSFNLGPRFPASNTYEKLLCGMEAGVQASCMQERAIQTDFVQYQPELDTILEKVSQAQVCGTVPEDWHPRPDPQPPGPRDSNSAVVVTVGDDLEAPEPITHGPTAHQPGANPSPGLSVSVVCPVEDEEEAATASAEKEPKSYWSRHYIVDLLAVVVPAVPTVAWLCRSQRRQGQPIYNISSLLRGCCTVALHSIRRISCRSLSQPSPSSAGGSQL, from the exons GCGCTCCATGAAATACACATTGTGCAGTGACAACCATGGCATCAAGCCCCCTACACCGGAGCAGTACCTGACCCCACTGCAGCAGAAGGAGGTGTGCATCCGGCACCTGAAGGCCCGGCTCAAGGACACGCAGGACCGACTCCAGGACCG GGACACAGAGATTGATGACCTGAAGACACAGCTGTCACGCATGCAGGAAGACTGGATCGAGGAGGAGTGCCACCGTGTGGaggcccagctggccttgaaggAGGCCCGAAAGGAGATCAAGCAGCTCAAGCAGGTCATCGACACAGTCAAGAACAACCTGATTGACAAAGACAAGGGACTGCAGAAGTACTTCGTGGACATCAACATCCAGAACAAGAAGCTGGAGACGCTGCTGCACAGCATGGAGGTGGCCCAGAATGGTGCTGCCAAGGAGGAGGGCACTGGGGAGTCAACTGGTGGCTCCCCTGCTCGTTCCCTCACCCGCAGCTCCACCTACACCAAGCTGAGCGACCCAGCTGTTTGTGGTGACCACCAGCCTGACGATCCCCACAGCGCCTCTGCTGAGGATGGAGCTGACAGTGGCTTTGTGGCTGCTGATGACACACTGAGCCGGACGGATGTCCTGGAGGCCAGCAGTCTGCTGTCATCCGGGGTGGACTGCGGCCTGGAAGAAGCCTCGCAGCAGAGCTCCTTCAACCTGGGCCCCCGCTTCCCTGCCAGCAACACCTACGAGAAGCTGCTGTGTGGCATGGAGGCTGGCGTGCAGGCCAGCTGCATGCAGGAACGGGCCATCCAGACAGACTTTGTGCAGTACCAGCCTGAGCTGGACACCATCCTAGAGAAAGTGAGCCAGGCCCAGGTGTGTGGGACAGTCCCTGAGGACTGGCACCCAAGACCAGATCCCCAACCCCCAGGGCCCAGAGACTCTAACTCAGCAGTGGTGGTGACAGTGGGTGACGATCTTGAGGCCCCGGAGCCTATCACCCATGGGCCTACCGCACACCAGCCTGGAGCCAACCCCAGCCCTGGGCTATCGGTGAGCGTGGTGTGCCCTGTGGAAGACGAGGAGGAGGCCGCCACAGCCTCAGCTGAAAAGGAGCCCAAGAGCTACTGGAGCCGCCACTACATCGTGGATCTGCTGGCTGTGGTTGTGCCAGCCGTGCCCACGGTGGCCTGGCTCTGCCGCTCCCAGCGGCGACAGGGCCAGCCCATTTACAACATCAGCTCCCTGCTGCGGGGCTGCTGCACCGTGGCCTTGCACTCCATCCGCAGGATCAGCTGCCGCTCACTGAGCCAGCCCAGCCCCAGCTCGGCAGGTGGCTCCCAGCTCTGA